GTAATGATTTGAGCTAATTCTCTTAAATTTTTCAAGAATGTATAAACACTCTTCTTTTAACTCTGATGAGATTGTTCAACGGGCGGAACAATTAATGAACGCCGCCTCTAATCGCTATCGGATCACCGTACAGGTAGCAAAACGAGCAAAACGCCGTCGTAGTGAGGATAAGGCTCAAGATTATTTAGATGATCCCTTAATGACTCCTCCCATTCGGGCGATTATTGAAATGTCAGATGAGTTAACCCAACCTGAAATTATTGGTGAATAATCTAGGTTAGAGTGGGCTTTGCTTTGCCCACTTTTTTCGTTAAAGTTAAGGAAGAATTGTGAACTAAAGTGTGAGTAACAAAGTGACCGTGTCTAACTCATCATCTCAAGAAACTATTAGTATTCCTGCTTTACCCCTTGCCGTTTATCGAGAAATTGCTGCTCATATCCAACAACTTGATGGGATAGAAGTAGAAATTCTTCCACAGTCTTCTACTGAGTTTGATTATTTTAATAGCCAAGTAGAAGGGTTGCTTTTAAAGTATCCTGCTGATTTTCCCCAACCAGATCAAGAAAGATTAGCAGAGATATTAAACTACTATCAGCAGCATTATAATCGCAAGTCATAAGCCTAACCAATGGTTGTTTCTCGGAAGTATCCTTGTAAAGCCTCAGGCACTTTTACACTGCCATCACTTTGTTGATAGTTTTCTAATATGGCTGCCATAGTTCGTCCAATGGCAAGCCCGGAACCGTTGAGGGTGTGAACAAAGTGGGTTCCTTTTTGATTACTTTCTTTGAAGCGAATATTAGCCCGTCTGGCTTGAAAGTCAGTAAAGTTAGAACAGCTAGAAATTTCCCGATAAGTTTGAGAGGAGGGTAGCCAGACTTCTAAGTCATAACATTTGGCTGCCCCAAACCCTAAATCCCCTGTACATAATTCCATCACGCGATAAGGCAGTTTGAGTGCTTGTAAAATGGCTTCGGCATCTTTGACGAGCGCTTCATGTTCACTGGGGGAGTTTTCTGGGCGAACGACTTTGACTAATTCTACTTTATTAAACTGGTGAAGACGAATTAACCCTCGGGTGTCTTTCCCATAACTGCCAGCTTCTCGGCGAAAACAGGGAGTATAGGCACAATGATAAATTGGAAGTTTAGAGGCTTCTAAGATTTCCTCGCGATATAAGTTGGTAACGGGAACTTCTGCGGTGGGGGCTAGCCATAAATCGTCCCCTT
This window of the Euhalothece natronophila Z-M001 genome carries:
- a CDS encoding DNA-directed RNA polymerase subunit omega, with the translated sequence MYKHSSFNSDEIVQRAEQLMNAASNRYRITVQVAKRAKRRRSEDKAQDYLDDPLMTPPIRAIIEMSDELTQPEIIGE